One Plasmodium sp. gorilla clade G2 genome assembly, chromosome: 12 genomic window carries:
- a CDS encoding zinc finger protein, putative has product MSLSNSSEKANHKNMEDDLNVGENNNNHNFISNDDGSFIDDNNIIEDECITPKDDEENINSKRKKKIGKMNNEENKNIRLGRRNDQSRCDQGNTTNYLQQNNNANINSVSNALHNVINEVMNSCVAHINNNNNMNNINNNINNINNNINNINNNMNNINNNRSTFNHLNFNMFSLNNNNTCNYNNDTNNYFLQDGVHVESNNADEEEVQEQNDDGEENHVDQEGHRNRHRQRQRQSQRQAQRRRTQHEREDNHRNVNEEHNDENNNNNNNSPSDEQNTSENEDYNNDGDDNNHDNNEDDDEENENDDDLDDEHNHQQEDEQDNEHDDDDQNDDQNDDQLNLQHLNVLSEYERRNNIQNRSNHLNNSNLMNNNNNNNNNNNNNNSSSNNNNFINNIINNNLNQLNGIHNNNANRYNDALERYNLSNSNSSVILKNDKKKKNNNTNNNNSNNSNNSNNNNNNTNSNNNNNNDNNNITSNNKSLSHINTLNSSIVDNLTQYLQKELTCPICLDYFYLPVTMNCGHTFCRYCIGHNKLNGKNCPLCRQPLGNTACINTIISNLVRIYNLRRKSLKIYKSIEIVNTVDEMWWNENFIKPQVSVSLFLRIFLHDMISPPIFFDDLTSCVIDFFTVNKLWSKAKWVFNIKDCRVFSELIGYDKDDKETTSERLHAWVERYITQNPSMCMRKDEKIILKLYQDRTHRIDSHVFDSSVLPNRLPWDGGRHAKSLIHMPHSSVSLSHLLFVKAENNNIGVVDCGSTIGTMIKVNNYHVLKEGDVIHIGDRLEVTVSIDKNTAGMPYKGYVWNKNANKVLDRHELNELIKMETNSNQDIFITEDQIPSYCENIESNLLIKFDFGTTKEEITPKTEYIDPKGVVLGRGPYAQSSYKKISVTNSNGYVSREHCLIYYDGSKDAGERWLLRDTSTLGTFLKIKPFSNPIPLPIGSIFKAGQCKIEVCSHDSAQFIQYPERSISMHNTNNPPNNDNNNNNNNNNNNNSNNNNNNNNDNDSNNTNNNNNNNNNNNNNNNNNNNNNNNNNNNNNNGGSNNSSGSTNHNGNNNSANNNNNNNNNNNAQNNSANNNNINNVQNSNHANHNHSNDNNNNNNNNNFRSNHGHTCISNNSYHRNSGSTNNYANNNMHSSYNNIINGIYNYQNNSRNLNNQSSFGMTNILQDNSLLENMSNVVNQNNNFEAIVQNLFQRNVNTLGRENNVSVFSSRNEQIRPNNNHNNNHNNNNNNSNNHNSNNNNNHCNHGDTYFYNYLRYSVNNNGRNNNNSGSIDYFNDNEESDNNNNNNSRERNNNRSNINDSSIVENHQHYHHNNNNNNNDNNNDEHDHNNNNSSGHSNNNNNNNNNSNNNSNNNSHGNSQNSNNNHNHNHNHSSGHNNYNKGHSNNHNCNHLNMNNFDYSFNVNTRLREHAFNSRLGSFFFKNKNSEIQIPQLHCSLNSNPNNMNNFINSNNSNHNFIPYSLDQSNSKYENNISFINNNMNNNMNNSINNNMNNQHDEILDNTNSFFNIDSFTLERRNINICSNINSIFNNINMDSPSLDNRINMGSKESIQNGPIRNMHSLNTNKKSDKPKTNDVYKNINKNNIERKNSKNGLKKFLMNNNKLDFLLKKKRNHSETFHYTNQMSTTQDEEESASNNINSTNYSEASGIYNEMNSLKLIYNYINNLNINNKKTNVSNNNIIECNSDLKIENNANTKNLNSIICSGEFNHITESNHNNNMNSMNNMNNMNNMNNMNNMNNNINSHNHNNNYNNNLNNTNSNHFNELHHSYNNINDPIIIDDIKTKKLLFSDHNNVNQNSFFQSIKMNN; this is encoded by the coding sequence atgagTTTATCAAATTCAAGCGAAAAAGCTAACCATAAAAATATGGAGGATGATTTAAATGTaggagaaaataataataatcataattttatatcaaaTGATGATGGTAGTTttattgatgataataatataattgaaGACGAGTGTATTACTCCtaaagatgatgaagaaaatataaattctaaaagaaaaaaaaagattggaaaaatgaataatgaggagaataaaaatataagattAGGAAGAAGAAATGATCAATCTAGATGTGACCAAGGAAACACAACAAATTATCttcaacaaaataataatgcaaATATTAATTCTGTAAGCAATGCCTTACATAATGTAATAAATGAAGTAATGAATAGTTGTGTGGCtcacataaataataataataatatgaataatataaataataatataaataatataaataataatataaataatataaataataatatgaataatataaataataatcgcTCAACCTTTAACCATTTAAATTTTAACATGTTCTctcttaataataataatacttgcAACTATAACAACGATacgaataattattttttacaagATGGAGTGCATGTAGAAAGTAATAATGCCGATGAAGAAGAAGTTCAAGAACAGAACGATGATGGAGAAGAAAACCATGTTGATCAAGAAGGACATAGAAATAGACACAGACAGAGACAGAGACAATCACAGAGACAAGCACAGAGACGAAGAACACAACATGAGCGTGAAGATAATCATAGAAATGTAAATGAAGAACACAATGacgaaaataataataataataataatagtccAAGTGACGAACAAAATACTAGTGAAAATgaagattataataatgatggagatgataataatcatgataataatgaagatgatgatgaagaaaatgaaaacgATGATGATCTTGACGATGAACATAACCACCAACAAGAGGATGAACAAGACAATGAacatgatgatgatgatcaAAATGATGATCAAAATGATGACCAATTAAATTTACAACATCTTAATGTCTTATCAGAATatgaaagaagaaataaCATACAAAATAGAAGTAATCATCTAAATAATAGTAAccttatgaataataataataataataataataataataataataataatagtagtagtaataataataattttattaataacataattaataataatctaAATCAACTTAATGGTatccataataataatgccAATCGTTATAATGATGCATTAGAAAGATACAATTTATCAAATAGTAATTCAAGTGTAATtcttaaaaatgataaaaaaaaaaaaaataataacaccaacaataataatagtaacaatAGTAACAatagtaacaataataataataatactaacagtaataataataataataatgataataataatattaccaGTAACAATAAATCCTTATCACATATCAATACTTTAAATAGCTCTATTGTAGATAACCTAACgcaatatttacaaaaagaATTAACATGTCCAATTTGTTtagattatttttatctaccTGTAACGATGAATTGTGGACATACATTTTGTCGTTATTGTATTGGACATAATAAATTGAATGGTAAAAATTGCCCTTTATGTAGACAGCCATTAGGAAATACTGCATGCATAAATACTATAATTTCTAATTTAGTtcgtatatataatttaagaagaaaatctttaaaaatatataaatccaTAGAGATAGTTAATACTGTTGATGAAATGTGGTGGAATGAAAATTTCATTAAACCTCAAGTTAGTGTTTCTTTATTCTtaagaatatttttacatgATATGATTTCACCTCCtatattttttgatgatCTCACATCATGTGTTATTGATTTCTTTACTGTTAATAAACTATGGTCCAAAGCTAAATGggtatttaatataaaagattgtAGAGTTTTCTCAGAACTTATTGGATATGATAAAGATGATAAAGAAACAACCAGTGAGAGATTACATGCTTGGGTGGAACGTTATATAACACAAAATCCATCTATGTGTATGagaaaagatgaaaaaattattttaaaattatatcaaGATAGAACCCATAGAATAGATAGCCATGTTTTTGATTCATCTGTTCTACCTAATCGTTTACCTTGGGATGGAGGTAGACATGCAAAAAGTTTAATTCACATGCCACATTCATCAGTATCCTTAtcacatttattatttgtaaaagcagaaaataataatataggtGTAGTAGATTGTGGTTCAACCATAGGTACGATGATTAAggtaaataattatcatgtATTAAAAGAAGGGGATGTCATACATATAGGTGATAGATTAGAAGTTACAGTATCTATTGATAAAAATACAGCAGGTATGCCTTACAAAGGATATGTATGGAATAAAAATGCAAATAAAGTATTAGATAGACATgaattaaatgaattaataaaaatggaaaCAAATAGTAATCAAGATATATTCATAACAGAAGATCAAATACCTTCTTATTGTGAAAATATAGAATCTAACTTATTGATTAAATTCGATTTTGGTACTACCAAAGAAGAAATTACACCCAAAACTGAATATATAGATCCTAAAGGTGTTGTATTAGGAAGAGGTCCATATGCTCAATcaagttataaaaaaatatcagtGACCAATTCTAATGGATATGTATCTAGAGAACAttgtttaatttattatgatGGATCCAAAGATGCTGGTGAAAGATGGTTATTAAGAGATACAAGTACATTGGGAACATTTCTTAAAATAAAACCATTTTCGAATCCAATCCCATTGCCTATAGGATCTATATTTAAGGCTGGTCAGTGTAAAATAGAAGTATGTTCTCATGACTCGGCTCAATTTATTCAGTACCCTGAAAGATCCATATCTATGCATAACACAAACAACCCACCCAACAAtgacaacaacaataataataataataataataataataatagtaataataataataataataataatgacaatgatagtaataatacaaataacaacaataataataataataataacaataataataataataataataataataataataataataataataataataataataatggtgGAAGTAATAATAGCAGTGGAAGCACTAACCATAATGGAAACAATAACAGtgcaaataataacaacaacaataataataataataatgcacAGAATAATAgtgcaaataataataatattaacaatgTTCAAAATAGTAACCATGCTAACCACAACCATTCAAAcgacaacaacaataataacaataataacaattttaGAAGTAACCATGGTCATACATGTATTTCTAATAATTCTTATCATCGTAATTCTGGAAGCACAAATAATTATGCAAACAATAATATGCATTCcagttataataatataatcaatggtatttataattatcaaaataattcAAGAAATTTAAATAACCAATCATCATTCGGTATGACAAATATACTACAAGATAATTCTCTCCTTGAAAATATGTCAAACGTTGTTAATCAAAATAACAACTTTGAGGCTATTGTTCAAAATTTATTTCAAAGAAATGTAAACACCTTAGGAAGGGAAAATAATGTTTCTGTATTCTCATCAAGAAATGAACAAATACGCCCAAATAATAATCACAATAATAatcacaataataataataataatagtaacaatcataatagtaacaataataataaccatTGCAATCATGGAGATACCTACTTTTATAACTATCTTCGTTATAGTGTTAATAACAATGGACGCAACAATAACAACAGCGGTAGCATTGATTATTTTAATGATAACGAAGAAAGtgataacaacaataataataatagtagagAAAGAAACAATAATAGATCCAATATAAATGATTCCAGTATTGTAGAAAATCACCAACATTATCaccacaataataataataataataacgataataataatgatgaacatgatcataataacaacaatagtAGTGGTCATtccaacaataataataataataataataatagtaataataacagTAATAACAATAGTCATGGTAATTCACAAAATAGTAACAATAATCATAATCACAATCATAATCATAGTAGTGGTCacaataattataacaaGGGTCACAGTAATAATCACAACTGTAATCATCTTAATATGAACAACTTTGATTACTCCTTTAATGTTAATACTAGACTTAGAGAGCATGCATTTAATTCTCGTTTAGGtagtttcttttttaaaaataaaaattcagAAATACAAATACCACAATTACATTGTAGTTTAAATAGTAACcctaataatatgaacaattttattaatagtaataatagcaATCATAATTTTATTCCTTACAGTTTAGATCAAAGCAATAGTAAATATgagaataatatttcatttataaataataatatgaataataatatgaataatagtataaataataatatgaataatcaaCATGATGAAATTTTGGATAATACTAATTCCTTCTTTAATATAGATAGTTTTACATTAGAAaggagaaatataaatatatgttcaaatataaattcaatctttaataatattaatatggaTAGTCCTAGTTTAGACAATCGAATAAATATGGGTTCAAAAGAAAGTATACAAAATGGTCCTATTAGAAATATGCATTCATtgaatacaaataaaaaatctgATAAACCCAAAACTAATgatgtttataaaaatattaataaaaataatatagaaagaaaaaatagtAAAAATGGACTAAAGAAGTTTCTAATgaataataacaaattagattttttattaaaaaaaaaaagaaatcatTCTGAAACTTTTCATTATACAAATCAAATGAGTACAACacaagatgaagaagaatcagcatctaataatataaattcaacAAATTATTCAGAAGCTAGtggtatatataatgaaatgaaTTCTcttaaattaatttataattatattaataatttaaatataaataataaaaagaccAATGTAtccaataataatattatagaatGTAATAGCGATTtgaaaatagaaaataatgcaaatacaaaaaatttaaattcaATAATATGTTCTGGAGAATTTAATCATATAACCGAGagtaatcataataataatatgaatagtatgaataatatgaacaatatgaataatatgaataatatgaataatatgaataataatataaattcacataatcataataataattataataataacttaAATAACACTAACAGTAACCATTTTAATGAACTTCATcattcttataataatattaatgatccAATAATTatagatgatataaaaacaaaaaaacttTTATTTTCCGACCATAACAATGTTAATcaaaattcattttttcaaTCAatcaaaatgaataattaa
- a CDS encoding targeted glyoxalase II translates to MRFLKTLFSLNCLANVGFYKKFACKNLFFENSFIRKDLYTYFIDKRKYFHINKKDICTNTIIIPFYKDNYSYIFYDDKEEGIVVDPADYNIINEISKKENIKIKHVLCTHKHSDHNNGNKYYYDKNINVYGIKEYNNKYINQDISNLTHFQINNFKINIFLSNFHSTNQVSYLIENYNNKLKKKLFFTGDFLFISGIGKNFEQDNEDLYNSVNKLKLLDKQNIYIFCGHEYTLDNLKFALTVDGNNKNLLSFYDHVVNQNNNYPTVPTLLEDEYLYNPFLRCDQNDVRRSIELYAKKMNIKIQQESDYIVILRSMKDNFKAS, encoded by the coding sequence atgagatTTCTTAAAAcgttattttctttaaattgTCTTGCTAATGTTGgattttataaaaagttTGCGTGtaagaatttattttttgaaaattcTTTTATAAGGAAAGATCtatatacttattttattgataaaagaaaatatttccatataaacaaaaaggatatatgtactaatacaattataatacctttttataaagataattattcttatatattttatgatgaTAAAGAAGAAGGTATCGTTGTTGATCCTGcagattataatataataaatgaaatatctaagaaagaaaatataaaaataaaacatgtCTTATGTACACATAAACATTCTGATCATAATAATGgaaacaaatattattatgataaaaatataaatgtatatggtatcaaagaatataataataaatatattaatcaaGATATTTCGAATCTTACACATTtccaaattaataattttaaaataaacatattccTTTCTAATTTTCATAGTACAAATCAGGTTTCTTACTTAAttgaaaattataacaataaattaaaaaagaaattatttttcaCTGGAgactttttatttataagtgGAATAGGAAAAAATTTTGAACAAGACAATgaagatttatataattctgtaaataaattaaaattactagataaacaaaatatatacatattttgtgGTCATGAATATACATtggataatttaaaatttgcTTTAACTGTTgatggtaataataaaaatttattatctttttatgACCATGTtgtaaatcaaaataataattatcctACTGTTCCTACATTACTTGAagatgaatatttatataatccaTTTCTAAGATGTGATCAAAACGATGTTAGAAGATCTATAGAACTTTAtgcaaaaaaaatgaacataaAAATTCAACAAGAGAGTGATTACATAGTCATATTGAGATCAATGAAAGATAACTTTAAAGCCTCTTAA